From the genome of Adhaeribacter pallidiroseus:
GACCATCATGGAGCATTTAGGAGTACGCACCACCTACGTGGCCAACGAGGTAGTACTCACCAAAACCGGTACCGTAGAACCTTTCCGCTTCGATTTTACGGATTGTCCGGACTTAGCCCAGACGGTGGCCGTGGTAGCCGCTGCTAAAAACGTGGCGTTAGAAATGACGGGTTTAGAAAGTTTGCGCATTAAAGAAACCGATCGTATTGCCGCTTTGCAACAGGAACTTCAAAAAATTGGGGGCGACCTGGAAGACTTGGGCGAGGGCTTGTTTCGGGTGAAGCCCGCTACATCTATAAATAATAACCCGGTTTTCCATACCTACGAAGACCACCGCATGGCCATGGCTTTTGCTCCCGTAGCCTTATTAACTCCCATTACCATAGAAGAACCCGGCGTAGTTAGAAAATCGTACCCCCGTTTCTGGCAGGACTTAGAACAATTAGGTTTTGCCATCAAACCATTGGAAAAGTAAAGCTATACTGTTAAAAATTTAAAAAATTCTTTTTAAATGTTAACTTATCTTGACTAAAAAGTCCTCCCACCATTCAGGAGGACTTTTTAGTTTCAAACTATTATTTTAATTTTTTAGCGTAATGCTTCATGGCTTTGTTCAGAAACTGAGCAAAAGCCGGATTCGGTTGGCCTTGCTGACTGGTGTAGCGTTCATCGGTAACATACAAATCAGCTAGACCAGCGTAAGCTTCGGCTTGTTTGTCCGGGCTGCCGGCAGTTCCCCAAAACTCCCGGATAATAAGATAATGTTTAGCAATAACCTTTTGCACTTGTTCGCTGGTGGGTTCTTCTCCCATTAAACTTAAAAGCTTTATCTGGTTAGCTTTTGCTTGTTCTTTTAAGCTTTCAAATTCTGGCTTGGATTTGTTCAGCAAATAGTTTTGGGAGCGCTCGAAGTCAAAGCCCCATTTTTCTTTAGCTTCCTGTTGCCAGGCTTCTGCGGTTTCCCGAGGTAAGCCTGCGTATAATTCTTCGGTTGATAGCATCGTCTTATTTTTTAAATGGTTAATGGTTTTGTCAATGGTTTGCAATAAGGTTTCGAGCCGATCTTTTTGTTGTTGTAATTCTTTTTTGTGAAGTTCTAAGGCCGATAAAGGGTTAAACTGCGGATCGTCTAGAATTTCCGCAATTTCTCTTAAGGGCACTTGGAGCTCTTTGTAGAAAAGAATTTGCTGCAGCCGTAAAGCTTCGGCTTTTCCATATAATCGGTAGTTTTTCTCGGTCCGGATGGCTGGTTTTAGCAAACCCATCTGATCGTAGAGGTGAAGTGTCCGGACACTTACTCCCGCCAGAGCGGCCAGCTTTTTTCACAGAATAGCGTTCCACGGCTTATTGCATAAAGTACCCGACAAACATAAGCTATGACGTAAGGGGAGAGTCAAGTAATTTTTTAAAAATTTTTATTTTTTTGTTGCAAGAGGTAGTCTTCAGTTAAAAGTAAACTATAGGGCTTTTTTTTAACTCAGCTCTACTGCAACTTCTGCCATTAGCTTTTCAAAATAAGCTGCGGAATATTGGAGGCGGCTGCCGTACCAGGAGAACATTTCGCCATCTACTAGTTTGATGATTGCGCTGGGGCACAAAGCCTGAAATTCCTGCACGTGTTTTTCCCGGAAGGGATAAGGCTCCGATGAAAGTAAAATTACTTTCGGTTGGGCTGCCTGTAATTGCGTTGCCGTAATTTCGGGGTAACGGGAGAAATTCGCAAATACATTAACAAAACCACAACTTTTCAGCATTTGGTGAATAAAGGTATCCTGACCAACACTCAGGTATGGTTGTCGCCAGATGAAATAAGCGGCCGGTATTTTGCGGGTGGGCTTTAAATTTTGAAAAGAATTTAAAATTTTTTGAATGAGTTGCTGAGCCGGTTCGATCTTGTTGGTGATAAGGCTAATTTGCCGCACCATTTCCATGGCTTCTGCTAAATTAGTAATATCACTCATCCAAACCGGATATTTCGCCTTTAGTTGCAGAATGCCTTCCTGGTAGTTTTCCTCTTTATTGCCAATAATCAAATCAGGATGTAAAGCATCTATTTGGTCGAAATGGAAATTTTTGGTTCCGCCTATTTTGGTCTTACTGCTAACTTTTTCTGCTGGGTGATTGCAGAATTTAGTGATGCCTACTACCAGATCATCCAATCCTAAATCAAAAAGTAATTCGGTTTGGGAAGGTACTAAAGAAACAATACGCCGTGGCTGCTCTGGTATTTCTACAGGATAGCCCATTTGATCAGTTACCAGCATTGATTTTTTAAATTTTTAAAAACAAAACACCTCACCAGCTTAAAACCAGTGAGGTGCTAAAAGTATTTATTAAGATGATTCAATAAAGACCTATCATGCTTTTATTTAAAATAACGGAAATCGTGACCAGCTGGCAACTGAATTAAAAATTCGTACATCAGCTTCGATACATTCTCAACATCATCTAAATGCACGGTTTCCACGGTGGTGTGCATGTATTTTAATGGCAACGACACTAAAGCCGAAGCTACTCCTTCGTTTGAATAGGCAAAAGCATCGGTATCGGTGCCGGTACTCCGGGAAGCCGATGCCCGCTGAAAAGGTGTTTCCGATTTTTGGGCTACTTCAATCAACATATCGCGCAGGTTGTTTTGTACGGCTGGCCCGTAAGTTATAACCGGTCCTTTGCCGCAGTAAATATCACCGCTTACTTTCTTTTCGTACATCGGCGATTGCGTGTCGTGGGTAACGTCGGTAATCAAGGCAACGTCTGGTTTTATCCGGTGCGCAATCATTTCGGCCCCGCGTAAGCCAATTTCTTCCTGTACGGCATTTACAATATATAAACCAAAAGGCAATTGCTTTTTGTTTTCCTTCAGCATCCGGGCCACTTCCGCAATCATAAAGCCGCCTACCCGGTTATCCAAGGCTCTACCTACCAGGTATTTTTCGTTCATTACCATTACTTCGTCGTCGAAAGTAATTACGGATCCAACATGTATCCCCAAGTTTTCGACTTCTTCGCGGGTATTGGCACCACAATCCAGGAAAATAGTTTCCATGGCGGGGGCTTTATCCTGTTCTACTTTACGCACGTGAATGGCCGGCCAGCCAAACACGGCTTTCACAACTCCCTTGCGGGTATGAATGTTTACCTTTTTAGAAGGAGCAATTAAGGCATCAGAACCGCCGTTTCGCCGAACGTAAATATATCCCTGATCGGTAATGTAATTTACAAACCAGCTAATCTCATCGGCATGGGCTTCTATAACAACTTTGTATTCGGCCTGCGGATTGATGACTCCAACTACGGTGCCGTAGGTATCCACAAAATATTCATCGATGTAAGGCTTCATGTATTCGAGCCATACCTTTTGGCCTTCGGCCTCAAAGCCTGTAGGGGCTGCTGTATTTAAATATTTTTCTAAGAACTCGAAGCTTTCCTGTCGCATGTGTTAGTCGATAAACATAAGTCCATGGTCCACAGACTATGTTTTTAAATTTTAATTGTTGAACAGTTAAACTTATATTTTGTTAAAAGGTTGAAAATTAGAGTTACAATCTTTTATATACCATTCCAACCTGCAACTATAATGGTATGTTTCCGTGCTTTTTACGTGGAAGTTGGTCTACTTTGTTTTCCAGCATCTTAAATGCTTTAATTAATTTTGTGCGGGTTTCGGCAGGCATAATTACTTCATCAATAAATCCGCGGTGAGCAGCCCGAAAAGGAGTCGCAAACTTTTTTTGGTATTCCTCTATTTTCTCCGCCAGCTTGGCTTCCGGGTCTTCAGCAGCCGCAATTTCCCGTTTAAAGATAATTTCGGCGGCACCTTTGGCGCCCATCACGGCAATTTCGGCAGTAGGCCAAGCATAATTTAAATCCGCTCCTATGTGTTTGGAGTTCATTACATCGTAGGCACCGCCGTAAGCTTTACGGGTAATTACCGTGATCCGCGGTACGGTAGCTTCGCAAAAGGCATATAATAGTTTCGCTCCGTTGCTAATGATACCTCGCCATTCCTGATCGGTGCCGGGTAAAAAACCAGGTACATCTTCTAGCACTAACAAAGGTATGTTAAAACAATCGCAGAACCGGACAAACCGGGCCGCTTTGGTGCTGGCATTGATATCTAAAACCCCCGCGAGCACCGCTGGCTGATTGCCGACAATGCCAATGCTACGACCCGCTAATCGGGCAAAACCCACTACTATGTTTTCCCCAAAGTTTTTGTGCACCTCCAGAAATGAATCTGCATCAATAATGCCCGCAATTATTTCGCGCATATCATAGGGCTGGTTGGTATTTTCCGGAATTAAATTATTCAGTATTTCCCGGCTTTCGTCTTCTGTTGGTTCGTAGGGGAGTGGAGGCGTCGTATCTTCGCAGTTTTGGGGAATATAACTCAATAAAGCTTTTATGTTGTTAATGCATTCTGCTTCGTTGGCGCACGAAAAATGCGTTACCCCACTTTTGGTACTATGCGTGCTGGCGCCGCCCAGTTCTTCGGAGGTTACATTTTCGTGGGTTACGGTTTTTACCACATTTGGACCCGTAACGAACATGTACGACGTGTTTTCGACCATTAAAATAAAATCGGTAATGGCCGGAGAGTACACTGCTCCACCCGCACACGGCCCCATTACCGCCGAAATTTGGGGGATTACCCCAGAAGCTAAAGTGTTTTTATAAAAAATATCAGCGTACCCGCCTAAAGAAACCACTCCTTCCTGGATGCGGGCACCTCCCGAATCATTTAATCCTATAACCGGAGCACCATTTTTCATGGCTAAGTCCATAATCTTTACGATTTTTTCCGCGTGTGTTTCGGAGAGGGAACCACCAAAAACAGTGAAATCCTGCGAGAAAACGTACACTAATCTTCCGTTTACAGTGCCGTATCCGGTTACTACTCCATCACCTAAATAATATTCTTTGTCTAGCCCAAAATCTTTAGAGCGGTGCATGACAAATTTTCCGATTTCTTCAAACGAGCCTGGATCTAATAACAAATCTACCCGTTCCCGAGCCGTCAGTTTTCCTTTTTTATGTTGGGCATCAATGCGATCTGGTCCGCCTCCCAATAAAGCTTCTGCGTTCTTTTGTTCTAATATTTTAATGTTACTTAAACTGGTTGTATCTGCCATTTAGTACGTTGCTAGAATAGGATGATATTGTAAATTTAAAAAAATAGAATTACTAGAAAATATTTTTTAATTTATAAGACAGCTTTAAACAAAAAAGGCTGACAATTATGTCAGCCTTTCAATAGAATTTGAATTTTAATTATTCAGTTGCTTTCGGATCAGTCGTTTTGGGTTCCGATTCCGGTAATTCATCTTTCGTATCCGTAGTGCCTTTACCACTATTTCTTGATTGGAAAGATAAGGTTTCTTTGCCTTCTTCGTGGTCAATTGTAATGGTATCACCATGAGCTAACTCCGCTTTCAGGATTTCTTCCGCAATTGGATCTTCCAGGTATTTCTGGATGGCCCGGTTTAACGGACGTGCTCCGTATTTTGGATCATAACCCTTATCCGCTACAAAATCCTTTGCCTTATCGGTTAACTCAATCTTATAACCTAAAGCATCTACCCGGTTTAACAATTTGCCTAAAGAGATATCAATAATTTTGTGAATATCTTCCCGTACTAACGAGTTAAAAACTATCACATCATCCAAACGGTTCATGAACTCTGGCGAGAAAGTTTTTTTCAGCGCACTGCCGATAGTCGCTTTCATGATCTCGTCCATGTTTTCTTGTTTGGCTTTGGAAGCGAAACCAATACCGGCACCAAAATCTTGCAAATCGCGGGCCCCAATGTTCGAAGTCATAATGATGATGGTATTCCGGAAATCTACTTTACGGCCTAAACCATCGGTTAAAATACCGTCATCCAGCACTTGTAACAGTAAGTTATAAATATCCGGGTGCGCTTTTTCAATTTCGTCTAGTAATACTACCGAATATGGTTTCCGACGGATTTTCTCGGTTAACTGACCACCTTCTTCGTATCCAACGTAGCCCGGAGGCGCTCCTACCAACCGCGATACGCTGAATTTCTCCATGTATTCGCTCATGTCGATCCGCACTAAGGCATCTTCTTTATCAAATAAGTAAGTAGCCAGTACTTTCGCTAATTCGGTTTTACCAACCCCCGTTGGGCCTAAGAATACAAAAGAACCAATTGGTTTCTTCGGATCTTTTAAACCAACGCGGGTACGCTGAATAGCTTTCACTAACTGCGCAATGGCTTTATCCTGACCGATAACTTTACCGCGGAGTTCTTCGCCCATGTTCAGCAGTTTTACGCCTTCTTTCTGCGCAATACGTTTCACCGGAATACCTGTCATCATGGCGATTACTTCAGCCACGTTTTCTTCTTTCACGGTATAACGTTTCTTTTTGGTTTCTTCTTCCCAGCTTTTCTTGGCAGCATCTAACTGGTCGATAAGTTTCTTCTCTTTATCGCGCAGTTGAGCCGCTTCCTCGTATTTCTGAGATTTAACCACCCGGTTTTTCTCGGTTTTAATATTTTCAATCTGCTCTTCGAGCTTCAAAATATCTTCCGGTACCACAATGTTGTTGATGTGTACGCGGGCACCGGCTTCATCCAGAATATCAATCGCTTTGTCTGGTAAGAAACGATCGCTCATGTACCGGTCTGATAACTTCACGCAAGCTTCAATCGCTTTGTCGGTGTACAGTACATGGTGGTGATCCTGGTATTTATCTTTAATGTTATTCAGAATTTCAATGGTTTCTTCCGGCGAAGTTGGGTCTACCATTACAATCTGGAAACGACGAGCCAAAGCGCCATCTTTCTCGATGTACTGGCGGTATTCATCTAAAGTAGTGGCCCCGATGCATTGAATTTCACCGCGAGCTAAAGCTGGTTTAAACATGTTGCTGGCATCTAAGGAGCCAGAAGCACCACCCGCCCCCACAATGGTATGCAACTCATCAATGAACAAAATAACGTCCGGCGATTTTTCCAGTTCGTTCATTACGGCTTTCATTCGCTCTTCAAACTGGCCACGGTATTTGGTACCGGCTACCAGAGAGGCTAAGTCCAGAGTAACTACGCGTTTGTTGAACAATACCCGCGATACTTTTTTCTGCACAATGCGCAGCGCTAAACCTTCGGCAATAGCGGTTTTACCTACACCTGGTTCCCCAATTAAGATTGGATTGTTTTTCTTCCGGCGGCTTAATACCTGGGCCACGCGCTCAATTTCTTTTTCGCGGCCAACAATCGGGTCGAGTTTATCTTCCTCGGCCAGTTTGGTTAAGTCGCGGCCAAAGTTGTCGAGAACCGGAGTCCGGGATTTTTCGCCGGGTTTTTTAGCAGTGCTGCCTTTGCTGGAACTGCTGCCAAACAGTTTATCGTTATCGTCGTTGTCGTCGGTATCGGAAGACGCCATGGGATTATTGTTCTGATAATCCAGAGAATCTCTTATGGTTTCGTAATTCACGTTAAATTTGGCTAAAGTTTGCGAAGATATGTTATCTTCATCCCGCAGGATGGAGAGCAATAAATGTTCGGTGCCAATAATATCGCTTTTAAATATTTTGGCCTCCAGGTAAGTAATCTTTAAAACTTTTTCGGTTTGTTTCGTGAGCGGAATACTGCCGGTAATGCTGGTGCCGGGGCTCGCCGTGTTACGGGTGGCCTGCTCTAAAGCATACTTCAACTCGTCAATCGAAATACCCAGTTTTTTCAGCAAGGTGATGGCAGTACCTTCGCCTTCGCGAATCATACCTAAAAGCAAGTGTTCCGTACCTATATAATCATGACCAAGTCGGATAGCTTCTTCACGGCTAAGCGAGATGACCTCTTTTACTCGGTTTGAGAATTTAGCTTCCATGTAAATTATTTAAAAAATAAAAAATGCGTTTGTATTGATTGCGCTGATACAAGATAAGCGTCTTTTATATAAAAACAAGCTTTTGTACGTAATTGTTCAGTGTATTACTTACTGAATTTACAGGAAGTTTTTAGCTGCCGGACCTTGTGAAAACAACAAATCAATTATACTCAGATTGGGGGCAAATTGTTTGCCAAACACTTGTTGATATGGTTTTACGTCCAAAATGGCAGACTCCTGTTTTGGATGAATCTGGTTACGTAAATCAAGCACCCCGTTTGGGTACAAATGGATATACTCCTTTGTGTACGTAATAGGTTTGCGCAACTGCAAACTTTTTATGTAAAACTTTAATAATGTTACATTTAACTCAAATAATGTGGTAACGCGCTGTTCCAGTATTTGTTGTAAGTAATCGCTGTAATAGGTAAAATAAGGCGCACTGCCATAACCGGATTTTAGGGTACGCCAATGGGTATTTAACCATTTTTGGCTATAATCTATCTCTATATCGGTAATTATAGCTTTACGGTTGCCTTTCTTTACCGGAATAGTTAAATCTTTTACCCCCTGTGCCGTTAGCACATAACAGCGGTTACGATAACTTTGTTTTATATAATGCTCGTGTTGTTCGAGCCAAATGCCATCCGCTTTATTTACCTGCTGAAAATAAGCAATGCACGGATGGTATTGGATTTCGGTTAAAAGGAACATGATCAGGAATCTGGGTTCTATCTGCTATATTAGCACCTTTTAGCTGAAACCGAGAGTAAGATACTAATTCTTCTGACGCAAACAAATTTCCCGCATGACGAAATTACCTATCCAAAAGCGATATTACCCGCTGTGGTGGTTATTGCAAGGAATTGCGCAGTT
Proteins encoded in this window:
- a CDS encoding MerR family transcriptional regulator translates to MAALAGVSVRTLHLYDQMGLLKPAIRTEKNYRLYGKAEALRLQQILFYKELQVPLREIAEILDDPQFNPLSALELHKKELQQQKDRLETLLQTIDKTINHLKNKTMLSTEELYAGLPRETAEAWQQEAKEKWGFDFERSQNYLLNKSKPEFESLKEQAKANQIKLLSLMGEEPTSEQVQKVIAKHYLIIREFWGTAGSPDKQAEAYAGLADLYVTDERYTSQQGQPNPAFAQFLNKAMKHYAKKLK
- a CDS encoding acyl-CoA carboxylase subunit beta, whose translation is MADTTSLSNIKILEQKNAEALLGGGPDRIDAQHKKGKLTARERVDLLLDPGSFEEIGKFVMHRSKDFGLDKEYYLGDGVVTGYGTVNGRLVYVFSQDFTVFGGSLSETHAEKIVKIMDLAMKNGAPVIGLNDSGGARIQEGVVSLGGYADIFYKNTLASGVIPQISAVMGPCAGGAVYSPAITDFILMVENTSYMFVTGPNVVKTVTHENVTSEELGGASTHSTKSGVTHFSCANEAECINNIKALLSYIPQNCEDTTPPLPYEPTEDESREILNNLIPENTNQPYDMREIIAGIIDADSFLEVHKNFGENIVVGFARLAGRSIGIVGNQPAVLAGVLDINASTKAARFVRFCDCFNIPLLVLEDVPGFLPGTDQEWRGIISNGAKLLYAFCEATVPRITVITRKAYGGAYDVMNSKHIGADLNYAWPTAEIAVMGAKGAAEIIFKREIAAAEDPEAKLAEKIEEYQKKFATPFRAAHRGFIDEVIMPAETRTKLIKAFKMLENKVDQLPRKKHGNIPL
- a CDS encoding helical backbone metal receptor, with product MLVTDQMGYPVEIPEQPRRIVSLVPSQTELLFDLGLDDLVVGITKFCNHPAEKVSSKTKIGGTKNFHFDQIDALHPDLIIGNKEENYQEGILQLKAKYPVWMSDITNLAEAMEMVRQISLITNKIEPAQQLIQKILNSFQNLKPTRKIPAAYFIWRQPYLSVGQDTFIHQMLKSCGFVNVFANFSRYPEITATQLQAAQPKVILLSSEPYPFREKHVQEFQALCPSAIIKLVDGEMFSWYGSRLQYSAAYFEKLMAEVAVELS
- a CDS encoding M42 family metallopeptidase, encoding MRQESFEFLEKYLNTAAPTGFEAEGQKVWLEYMKPYIDEYFVDTYGTVVGVINPQAEYKVVIEAHADEISWFVNYITDQGYIYVRRNGGSDALIAPSKKVNIHTRKGVVKAVFGWPAIHVRKVEQDKAPAMETIFLDCGANTREEVENLGIHVGSVITFDDEVMVMNEKYLVGRALDNRVGGFMIAEVARMLKENKKQLPFGLYIVNAVQEEIGLRGAEMIAHRIKPDVALITDVTHDTQSPMYEKKVSGDIYCGKGPVITYGPAVQNNLRDMLIEVAQKSETPFQRASASRSTGTDTDAFAYSNEGVASALVSLPLKYMHTTVETVHLDDVENVSKLMYEFLIQLPAGHDFRYFK
- a CDS encoding WbqC family protein, producing MFLLTEIQYHPCIAYFQQVNKADGIWLEQHEHYIKQSYRNRCYVLTAQGVKDLTIPVKKGNRKAIITDIEIDYSQKWLNTHWRTLKSGYGSAPYFTYYSDYLQQILEQRVTTLFELNVTLLKFYIKSLQLRKPITYTKEYIHLYPNGVLDLRNQIHPKQESAILDVKPYQQVFGKQFAPNLSIIDLLFSQGPAAKNFL
- a CDS encoding ATP-dependent Clp protease ATP-binding subunit, with amino-acid sequence MEAKFSNRVKEVISLSREEAIRLGHDYIGTEHLLLGMIREGEGTAITLLKKLGISIDELKYALEQATRNTASPGTSITGSIPLTKQTEKVLKITYLEAKIFKSDIIGTEHLLLSILRDEDNISSQTLAKFNVNYETIRDSLDYQNNNPMASSDTDDNDDNDKLFGSSSSKGSTAKKPGEKSRTPVLDNFGRDLTKLAEEDKLDPIVGREKEIERVAQVLSRRKKNNPILIGEPGVGKTAIAEGLALRIVQKKVSRVLFNKRVVTLDLASLVAGTKYRGQFEERMKAVMNELEKSPDVILFIDELHTIVGAGGASGSLDASNMFKPALARGEIQCIGATTLDEYRQYIEKDGALARRFQIVMVDPTSPEETIEILNNIKDKYQDHHHVLYTDKAIEACVKLSDRYMSDRFLPDKAIDILDEAGARVHINNIVVPEDILKLEEQIENIKTEKNRVVKSQKYEEAAQLRDKEKKLIDQLDAAKKSWEEETKKKRYTVKEENVAEVIAMMTGIPVKRIAQKEGVKLLNMGEELRGKVIGQDKAIAQLVKAIQRTRVGLKDPKKPIGSFVFLGPTGVGKTELAKVLATYLFDKEDALVRIDMSEYMEKFSVSRLVGAPPGYVGYEEGGQLTEKIRRKPYSVVLLDEIEKAHPDIYNLLLQVLDDGILTDGLGRKVDFRNTIIIMTSNIGARDLQDFGAGIGFASKAKQENMDEIMKATIGSALKKTFSPEFMNRLDDVIVFNSLVREDIHKIIDISLGKLLNRVDALGYKIELTDKAKDFVADKGYDPKYGARPLNRAIQKYLEDPIAEEILKAELAHGDTITIDHEEGKETLSFQSRNSGKGTTDTKDELPESEPKTTDPKATE